The proteins below are encoded in one region of Populus alba chromosome 2, ASM523922v2, whole genome shotgun sequence:
- the LOC118049304 gene encoding tryptophan synthase alpha chain, which translates to MAAALKSTPSFLQLKKPETHFLVRHKPTIVSTRRFAPMASVTAIRSLGIGETFSSLKKQGKVALIPYITAGDPDLKTTAEALKVLDACGCDIIELGVPYSDPLADGPVIQAAATRSLARGTNFEAITSMLKEVVPQVSCPIALFTYYNPILKRGIEKFMSTVKDIGVHGLVVPDVPLEETGVLRKEAVKNKLELVLLTTPTTPTERMKAIVEAADGFVYLVSSVGVTGARASVSDRVQTLLRDIKESTTKPVAVGFGISKPEHVKQVAAWGADGVIVGSAIVKLLGEAKSPEEGLKELESFTKSLKAALP; encoded by the exons ATGGCTGCTGCTCTGAAATCAACTCCTTCCTTCCTCCAACTGAAAAAACCAGAGACCCATTTCCTCGTCCGTCACAAACCCACTATCGTTTCAACCAGAAGGTTCGCGCCAATGGCTTCTGTCACTGCGATCCGAAGTCTTGGCATTGGAGAAACGTTCTCCAGTCTCAAAAAACAAGGCAAA GTGGCGCTCATCCCATACATCACAGCTGGTGATCCTGATCTTAAAACCACAGCGGAAGCCTTGAAGGTGCTGGACGCCTGTGGATGTGACATAATTGAACTAGGTGTTCCTTACTCCGATCCCCTGGCAGATGGTCCGGTTATCCAG GCGGCAGCTACACGCTCCTTGGCTagagggaccaattttgaagcTATCACATCAATGTTAAAGGAG GTGGTTCCACAAGTATCCTGTCCAATTGCTCTATTTACATATTACAATCCAATTCTAAAGCGTGGAATTGAGAAGTTTATGTCCACTGTAAAAGACATTGGCGTACATG GACTTGTGGTCCCAGATGTTCCTCTGGAGGAGACTGGAGTTCTGAGGAAGGAAGCTGTCAAGAATAAGCTTGAACTG GTACTTCTTACAACGCCCACTACTCCTACAGAACGCATGAAAGCCATTGTTGAAGCAGCAGATGGATTTGTGTATCTT GTGAGCTCAGTTGGAGTTACTGGCGCTCGTGCTTCTGTAAGTGACCGAGTTCAAACTCTTCTCCGGGATATTAAAGAG TCAACAACCAAGCCTGTAGCTGTTGGCTTTGGTATATCAAAACCTGAGCATGTCAAGCAG GTTGCGGCATGGGGTGCTGATGGTGTCATTGTTGGTAGTGCCATAGTGAAGTTGTTGGGCGAAGCAAAATCTCCCGAGGAAGGATTGAAGGAACTAGAGAGTTTCACGAAATCTTTAAAAGCTGCACTTCCTTGA
- the LOC118049305 gene encoding histone acetyltransferase GCN5, whose product MDTHSHLTAPNRSRSSQSPSPSHSASASATSSIHKRKRAAAAAASDDHLPPLAPSSFSADTRDGALTSNDDLESISARGADSDSDDAEDSDAVVDDDEDEFDNDSSMRTFTAARLETTAGVSAAGSSGRNAKIKIENTNVKIENSDSGKDGGHTGTGAVGPAAAGSSAPGIVVKEDSVKIFTENLQTSGAYSAREENLKREEEAGRLKFVCYSNDGIDEHMVWLIGLKNIFARQLPNMPREYIVRLLMDRSHKSVMVIRHNLVVGGITYRPYTSQKFGEIAFCAITADEQVKGYGTRLMNHLKQHARDVDGLTHFLTYADNNAVGYFIKQGFTKEIYLEKDRWHGYIKDYDGGILMECRIDQKLPYTDLSTMIRRQRQAIDEKIRELSNCHIVYPGIDFQKKEAGIPKKIIKIEDIPGLREAGWAPDQWGHSRFKTLNSSKDSGTNQKHLTAFMRSLLKSMHDHVDAWPFKEPVDACDVPDYYDIIKDPMDLKTMSKRVESEQYYVTLEMFIADVKRMCANARTYNTPDTIYYKCATRLEAHFQSKVQSGIQSKILP is encoded by the exons ATGGACACTCACTCTCACTTAACAGCACCCAATCGCTCTCGCAGCTCCCAATCCCCGTCCCCTTCCCACTCAGCTTCGGCGTCAGCAACCTCTTCCATCCACAAGCGGAAACGTGCTGCGGCTGCGGCGGCGTCCGATGACCATTTGCCTCCACTTGCTCCGTCTTCTTTCTCCGCCGACACTCGAGATGGTGCTCTGACCTCCAACGACGACCTTGAGAGCATCTCCGCCCGGGGCGCCGACTCGGATTCCGACGACGCTGAAGATTCCGACGCCGTTGTTGATGACGACGAGGACGAATTCGACAATGACTCCTCCATGAGAACGTTCACCGCAGCCCGCCTCGAGACCACTGCCGGTGTCTCCGCCGCTGGCAGCAGCGGTCGGAACGCgaagataaaaatagagaaTACGAATGTGAAGATTGAAAATTCTGATAGCGGGAAGGATGGTGGGCACACGGGGACTGGTGCAGTGGGGCCTGCCGCAGCGGGAAGTTCTGCTCCAGGGATTGTGGTAAAGGAGGATTCTGTTAAAATATTTACGGAGAATTTGCAGACTAGCGGAGCTTATAGCGCCAGAGAAGAGAATTTGAAGAGAGAG GAGGAAGCAGGAAGACTCAAGTTTGTCTGTTATTCAAATGATGGTATTGATGAGCATATGGTTTG GCTGATAGGATTGAAGAATATATTTGCGAGGCAATTGCCTAACATGCCCAGAGAGTATATTGTTCGTCTGTTGATGGATAG AAGCCACAAATCTGTGATGGTTATTAGACACAATCTGGTGGTTGGTGGCATCACTTATCGTCCATATACCAG TCAGAAGTTTGGGGAGATAGCTTTTTGTGCAATCACTGCAGATGAACAAGTAAAAGGTTACGGCACAAGATTGATGAATCATTTAAAGCAGCATGCACGTGATGTTGATGGGTTAACACATTTTCTGACATATGCTGACAATAATGCTGTTGGTTATTTTATCAAACAG GGTTTCACAAAAGAGATTTACCTGGAGAAAGATCGATGGCATGG GTATATTAAAGACTATGATGGAGGTATCTTAATGGAGTGCAGAATTGATCAAAAACTTCCTTACACTGATTTATCAACCATGATCCGTCGTCAGAGACAG GCAATTGATGAAAAGATACGAGAGCTATCCAATTGCCACATTGTCTATCCTggaattgattttcaaaag AAAGAAGCTGGCATTCCCAAGAAGATCATCAAAATTGAGGACATTCCTGGCTTGA GGGAGGCAGGGTGGGCTCCTGATCAATGGGGCCATTCACGGTTCAAAACCTTAAACTCTTCTAAGGATAGTGGCACAAATCAAAAACATTTGACTGCATTTATGCGCTCGCTTTTGAAG TCCATGCATGACCATGTTGATGCTTGGCCATTCAAGGAACCAGTTGATGCTTGTGACGTCCCTGATTATTATGACATCATCAAGGATCCCATGG ATCTGAAGACAATGTCGAAGAGGGTAGAGTCAGAGCAATACTATGTAACACTCGAGATGTTCATTGCTGATGTCAAGAGGATGTGTGCCAATGCAAGGACATACAACACACCTGATACCATTTATTACAAGTGTGCAACCAG GCTAGAAGCCCATTTCCAAAGCAAAGTCCAATCAGGCATCCAGTCAAAAATTTTGCCATGA